The Rhopalosiphum maidis isolate BTI-1 chromosome 2, ASM367621v3, whole genome shotgun sequence genome segment taaataatccaaATCTACCAAGCTTAATCAAATCATAAAGTGTTACCATTTGGTGTTTGCTTTTCTCGTGTGTACAAGTTATcacattatatacctaatatttcattatatccagattttaaataatgtactacaatattaatatattaaatagggtaatgtgaaataatttaaaaaaaatgtacattagatatattcaaataaactcacaaataaaattatataagaataatatttcttacttTTGTTACTGGACAATTTGGTTGTGGATCAAATGCTCTGTACCAACTGGACCATATTTGATTCTTGTCCTTTAATTTAGGGCAAAGATCGTTTAAAGTCCatgattgaaaatattcaCAGTTTACACCTTCTGGATTACAACGTTGAAATACTACGAcaagctttaaaaatatttacacacatGTATGCTAAAATGTATGCTAGCATAAGCATAATATGCGgattcttaataaaatataacatattaaatattaagtaaacgCTATAATATTCTGAAGTCTTTTATTGAAGGaactatttgttattataggtacctattaaatagtattatttgccCACCTTTTCTAATGGTACTGGCGAGTCAAGTGCAATATATCCATTAACGAATTCCTTTTCTCTGTATTTGTTGATTGTATAATTTCCAGTGAAATTGGgttgaaaatacaatttttgaaatcgTATCGTATAAGTTAGCATTGGattgtactaaaattattacagtcatgtaaaagtatttattcttatacagagtgattcaccaaACATGCTCacccacatttttttaattttataaacaattcatTCAAATTCTAATACTCTttaagtagtataaaaaagtcttaagaatttgtaaatatggtctttaagtttatttaagaaTGCTcggtgaatcactctgtatagtaatattgaatataataaaataatagaatggaatatgaattttgaaaaactgtgtattatacttacagCTGCAAATATCACGTTTTCAAAGCATTtcccaataaaaataataaaaaccaattttatgaaaaacatttttatttctctgGGATAGATGGCCTGTCGCCAGTATGTTTACGATTAAAGTATAGcttgtttaaactttttattttaaatgagtgTTGATACGGTGCTTACACGAAATCAAGcacataactaaattatatggCATTAATTTACCTAACCAAATATTTGCGTTATTAGAAgtcagttatatttaatataaattagatgtgagtaattatagtaataacatcatcataataattgatcAGTTTGATAAAATCATTGAAATGACTGAGCATTAGTATTCCTTACTTTGAATACAatacatctatataattaCCCATAATGAGTAATTCCGTTTATCGTTAGAATTTTGTTGTTCAATgagtttttgattatttgataaacttattaaaaaaaagtaccaacatttatcattttattttctggataaagtaataatgaatgtattagTGTTTAAATAATGCGTTTTTTCCGTCATATCATCAAGTTTTGGAAGAAAAACACTGTTCAGTTTAACTTTGAAGGTAGTACAGAGCAAGAAATATATGATCTCTAAAGGCATTAACAAAATCctagaaaaaaatcttttgaaataatatggaagaactaaatagaaattacaaaaaaaaacggaaattattatgttatttttgaccaattttatttttatttttgttataaaaatgaatagttattgtacattatatggataattataaacatttttgaactatacttgactatttttttttgattaatatgttaataaaatatttgtgtctcggttaaatgcttaaatatttaccgtataatatttattttttaatactgaaattaaaaatataaaaatatataaccacaaatttatttttaaagcttaTCGTCACCTTTTccttaaaatcgtttttcgtatattgtattgattgtatttaattaatttaaatttaaaattttgtacttttttttggaattaaatttatgatttaatcaaaaacttaTTGAACAGTTTAAGgacatattaatttgttaatttgtaaCAATTAAAACCTATAAGACAATAGATcaatcttattaatttttattttttagtacctattatagtaaaaatttattttactatctaATTGGGTTAtcagcttaaaaatatatatttgttacacaattttataaacaatgagTATACATGCAATTGATCAtggttgattaaaaaaaataaaaaaaaataatttattttttgtcataatataccttgttaagtaattaagtaattatttatgataattatcaGGTAACGGATTTTGctggtatttatatatttttataaattgtctaaaatataaatatagcatagtaaattaacaatttgtatatttttaaggtatataaaagaaacagcatttaatattttttattttatttttttatactgtttaattttatttgatgaagTTTTCATTTCATGAAAAAATTGCTTTCTCTagtatttgtcaaaatttatttttctaatatattaatataatttataatgtaactactatatttatactcaTAACTAGTGTGTACTTATATTtctgtatgaataataataatattatatgttatcgtCTCCTGTACAAcgtatataaatcattaaaaatattacgtaccaaacaaaattatatcggACATGGATGAGCAGTTTATCAGTTGACAGTTATCTAGCCTTCATAAAAACTGTGATAACTAAATTACGTAGGTACAATGGGTATGACCTCCAACCGCCTATGAGTGGGAAATCAATTCTCCAAGCTTTAAAACCTGGATAATATAAGGCTAgttcacttttatttatttattattatttacttatacacAATTTCCAGGAATTTATGAtccttataaataaacattacattttttcgatGCACCAAATCTATTTAATCtaagaacaaatttaaaatatttgcgtaaataaaaatgtacattagcagtataattattaagtataagtaacatattataattacagaaaatataaatcaattagaacgctagtataatttttttatttaattaaattctgtatttttcaaagtataaaaatataatatcgtatattctTTACGGTTGTATAGTAAATATGAACAGCCATACTCATggtgaaaaatgtattcgaCTATTGAACCCATTGATTTCTGTCATAATAGTCGTTCGTCATCGATTACAGCCCATTTTGAAATTCAACAAGGGGCGCTAATAGTTTTAAGTAAGTTTATTTAACAccgataataattagtaataatattaagttggatagatataaaaaaacgaaTCTTAGCATGTCGAATATTAATGaacgtttttctttttttttttaaattagcttattgtaatattatagccgtataggtaagctaaatataaaataaaatagctttTTTCTAAtgcaattttgtaaatttattaggctaaaaacaaatgtattgtgAATAatctatagaaattaatttcattttttaatccttcatctatatagataattatgttattactattatagggTCCGGAAGTTAGgtattacttatattgtactaaaaaatgtataaaatcgtTTGCAATAACATTGTgctaaaaatatccaaaatcgtattatttattgtgttgcgtgttatacacaattttcatgattttacaGGTCATCTGTAAACGTAAAAATacagataattatttacaaagacTGAATGATAAAGCACTCGTTACGGGTTTTTCACTCCTGCACGAATGACAGATAATAATCccgtgttgtattattatttattattattataggttaaataataataatatatttagaattcTTATCGCGAACAAATCTCATCGGTAAAATTgcacacaataatatgatattcgtacattatattaaattataaaatgtttttgcttATGctggaaataaaattaaaaataatttatgtttataaaataacatttattttaaaaacagttattgagtataaaaactaattcatgattaatgtacctataatagtgGTGATGTGCAACCTAGGGGTGATGAGATTTTAGTAAGGAGCTTCCAAAACTTTCTTTTAATGCTATgatcaaataaatacaattttaagtttataaataaacgataaattaccttatagaaaaagaaaattaattaatttacatggtAAATGTTGGTTTCCCAAATATGAATCATGAATCATGGTACAAAATACGTGGCGTACTATTCGAGTAaccgttttttataatagttcatTAATGTTActcttgtataaaatgttttatattacaaattgtataagttGTAAGAATAAAATCAACTGTTACCCCGTATCAGAATATATTTCTAGAATAGttctcattttttataaaaaatgaaaaaattttgaataaatcatgAATAcgtgaaaatgttaatataataaagtaattattaatgtctTCAATTAATTCTTCATATTCGGTGATTTTGAACAAAAACCACCGGatttgttgtaaataatatagtttttaaccaCGGTATCTAGTTTGAACGCTCATTCacaaaattaatcttttttggatctctaaaataatcaaatatattcatgtaactttattttacttgatGGAATGTATACGTTTCTttacatttcaaataattattatctatataataacgatttgatttataaataccatTGACAGAGTGGATATCACAGTGTCCGAGGGGAAAACCAACTCATATTTTagatatctaattataatcaCTTTCTTGAcatagcaataatataatgattatcgtaaaatcattaattaataaaatgaactGTTGTCAGATCAAAATTCTATACTGTAAAcaacgtttaaatatttaaaacaaataactctAATCATTTGGAAAAACTTTTCGGTAAACCAGTAACTGTTTGTTCCCATTAAAATTCTGTTTCTACTATCTGTATAAAACACTCACcttgaattatattagtaaaaatcaacctatttttaaaagattctttaattattttagtctaCTAGTGAATACATAAATAGTCTTATTTGATGATATGAGTATAGGTACGATAAAAAAGTGAAGACTAACATACACGGACATCGAATAGAACAGATATGCTTACTGTTTAGTACCCGACACACCTGCACTAAAttagaaatttgcattcaacgAACATTTACACCAAGACCCGAAGAATCTgtgccatattatatatacctgacCTTAAGTGCCATTAGCCACTTGTTTATAGGGCAAAAACTGTCACTACACAGGACGAACATACAACCCGGAACATGACTCGCGGACATGATTGGAGACGATTCGAGGCAGTCCAGAACATCTCATTTCGAACGATCGACTGGTACTTTAAGGTTGATCATCAACAAAATAGTCATGAGTTtgcaaactttaaaaaaaattgcattcgtaatctaatttttaaatcgttaatgTAATCATACGGAGTTTTTAGAATGAAATGTGTCgatgtacgtattatattctTGTGTAGATATAATTCAGCAATAGGTCTTACTGatcttatagttaattatgcGTGAATAATGCTATTGTATCGGTTAACCGTTAATCGTATCGTctctaaatgtatataatattataaacatatgtgGTATGTAACATGATGTTGTTACAACCCGATCACACAACTCCAGTCCCTCATCCCTCTCGGTCACACCGGGTCCGCCGTAGAATGGAATAAAACCCATCAGACCAAATATTAAAGGAACCTATTAGTATCTACGAACGCTCCCGCAAACGGCTTTCGACTACGAGGAATACCCGAAAATAAACAGCGTTGACAAACGTATAACACGTTCAATCGCGCGGTGTGCGGTGTGCAGCGTTACCGAGTAACGACACgcgaataataattcaaaagcttgtcgtgtaaataaaaaaatatctgttgCCAATAACGATCGAGtgccaataataaataatctaacaCGATTATGGAATGAACCATCGAATCGGACGTCGGCTGTGCCCaaagtaaaatatctaaaacggaaatcattaaaatatggaCGAGTGCGTCGAGGTGACGGGATGCGATTCGGACACCCGAAACGATGAGGACCAGACGGAGCTTTTAGACGCGATGGTGCTCAAGACTTGCGGGCAATTGGTGTTCGACCTGTTCAGGCGGTTCAGAAACAACGAAGTGGAGTCGACGGACGGTGACAGCGCCGACACGATATCGTCGTCGACCGCCACCGCGGACGACTGCAGCGAGTCGTCGATCGGCAGCACCGGAGAGACGTACCTCGACGCGCTGATGGTCCGCGCGTTTGACAGGCTCTACGACGTGATGTCACTAGACCTGGAAAAAGCCGACCGGCGTTTCCAGACTCCGCCAAAACTTCAGCTATACCACGAGCTGCAGAATTTCGTGTGCCATTATCAGTTGCATCAGATCAACAGGTATTAGTCATGACTAAAATGTAAGTGGTCGGCAAACGTCGGATTTGAGCAGGGAAAATAAACCTGCGTTTCTCTTTACACCTATTATTCCTTGATCCGAGCCCCTAGTAGTGTTCCCGaattcgtatttatttttcaaatcacggacatttttatttataaatctctatatttaattttttcactttcctttttaaaatacatttagttgTGCATACATGTATGAATTagcatttacatattttatacgtttaaattatattaaacctgTATCTAGCTTACATTTTAAGACATTCTTTATCTCCCCCCCTCTCTTttccaatacatttttaccgcCAGCACCCATCATGCCTATACGCTGTATTCGCCCAGAATCTGACACGTTTTAACGCAATAACGCAGCAACACAGAACTGCAGGATTgccaaatgtattatttgcgTTATTGAAGACAACCGCAttagtataatagttaaattactggtttaaaataatatcaatcaaTCGTATCTGTTGATTACAATTAACTCTTATtcgtttttttgtaattaatttgttatgaaCAAAACAAGAAATCATCAAGGCCGATTATCTTGATTACTAAAATTTGTATCACGTTGAGTGCATTACCGGTATagaaatacgttttatttgATCTATGGTAAATACCAGATTATATTGAgacgtatataagtatataaacatGTTAAATTTCGTTTTGCCTACTGATAATAATcaacacattataaattaaagatatgTTTTTGGAGACGAAAAGGTATGGGATTGGGGCCCAATCACTACGGACGCACTGACAACGGTCCGGGTATGGCGACTAAAATTTGTCGATGAAACTAAAGTGCCAAATGGTCTGATGGAATCTTATAAGACTGCGACCGCAATTAAAGAACTGCACCCGTTTGATGCCGCCATGGTCGCGTTTGccgtttttggttttttactgtaaccgattttaaataatttagattttgttttttaactataattttgtggtttatattttttttgtttttaagagGATACGATACCATAACTGATTACAACATTTTGTACATGTTTCGCAAAATTGAAGACATTTACAAACCATTAACTTTTCAATATGTTCATAATTCCGTGCTGCGGAACACTAGGCTGTTTTTGGTAGATTGCGCTTCGGATGAtgatgaaacattttttgaatctTTGGCAGACAATACAGATATTAAAGACGTGTTTAATtggatatttgatttaatggcTGAGAATCCCGGGGCCGTCAATAAATTCACTGGAAACCCTTTCTCTGACGTTCAAAGTGttgtaaatcaaatttacgacgtcaatggaaaaaaaatgactcccagctatataataaagttacgAATATTTTATCGATGGATTTCAATGGAACTTTTCGATTTGCTAaggtatgatttaatttatctttaataaatgtacaacaaaatagtttataattggtCTTAgcagtaaacaatttattattatgtgtattatacctatacatgtctacgataagataaataaatgttacacgttaaattctattaatttttacatattaatcgTATTTATCATGCTGTGAATCACATCTTTTTCATACGCATCATCACATTCGATTAttgttctatttatttatgaatataaaattttgcaataaaaacattataaaattggaaaacaaatgtatttaatatatatatatattatgcatagtcttataaaatttgcgctaattaaataaataattataatattcgttttatACTGAAACTTTTCGTATGCTTGATAtcagttaatttaattctgtaaattttattaaaatatttagtggtAGAATTCGAGATCGAATGTCATTATTGGATCACCACGTCAAACAGTGTCTATGCTGCTTAAGTGAAACATCCTGGTTGgaattatttgaaaacgtCTATGTGTTCACGTTGAAATACT includes the following:
- the LOC113554705 gene encoding uncharacterized protein LOC113554705, encoding MFFIKLVFIIFIGKCFENVIFAAYNPMLTYTIRFQKLYFQPNFTGNYTINKYREKEFVNGYIALDSPVPLEKLVVVFQRCNPEGVNCEYFQSWTLNDLCPKLKDKNQIWSSWYRAFDPQPNCPVTKVNSFIRNGTIDFAPAVRWYPDIVNYQWKVTQKFYAAGERYIGSYTFDLSVFGYRKRNIKQSKE
- the LOC113551008 gene encoding uncharacterized protein LOC113551008; the protein is MDECVEVTGCDSDTRNDEDQTELLDAMVLKTCGQLVFDLFRRFRNNEVESTDGDSADTISSSTATADDCSESSIGSTGETYLDALMVRAFDRLYDVMSLDLEKADRRFQTPPKLQLYHELQNFVCHYQLHQINRYVFGDEKVWDWGPITTDALTTVRVWRLKFVDETKVPNGLMESYKTATAIKELHPFDAAMVAFAVFGFLLGYDTITDYNILYMFRKIEDIYKPLTFQYVHNSVLRNTRLFLVDCASDDDETFFESLADNTDIKDVFNWIFDLMAENPGAVNKFTGNPFSDVQSVVNQIYDVNGKKMTPSYIIKLRIFYRWISMELFDLLSGRIRDRMSLLDHHVKQCLCCLSETSWLELFENVYVFTLKYFTMILNEYNCPNHMLKTFLDLWNNETLKDIIRFCVNKQICGNSYLNHRDSSTDSNESLGSSNSS